A window of the Diabrotica undecimpunctata isolate CICGRU chromosome 1, icDiaUnde3, whole genome shotgun sequence genome harbors these coding sequences:
- the LOC140432705 gene encoding mitochondrial glutamate carrier 1-like, producing MAEKQASFSLVPKIVNGGIAGIIGVTCVFPLDLVKTRLQNQQIGPNGEKMYNSMVDAFKKTYRAEGFLGMYRGSAVNILLITPEKAIKLAANDFFRYNLQTKDKTLPMFRQMLAGGLAGLCQIVITTPMELLKIQMQDAGRVAAQALLVGKTVQKTSATELAIGLFKKHGILGLYKGTGATMLRDVSFSVIYFPLFATLNDLGPRRSKDSNEAVFWCSFLSGCVAGSFAALAVNPFDVVKTRLQALTKAEGERSYTGIGNAFVNILKYEGPKAFFKGGACRMIVIAPLFGIAQTVYYLGVAEYLMGYHRG from the exons ATGGCTGAAAAGCAAGCGTCGTTCTC GTTAGTTCCAAAAATTGTCAATGGGGGTATTGCCGGTATTATTGGTGTCACGTGTGTCTTCCCTTTAGATCTTGTCAAAACTAGattacaaaatcaacaaatcGGTCCCAATGGCGAGAAAATGTACAATAGTAT GGTTGACGCCTTCAAGAAGACGTATAGGGCGGAAGGGTTTCTGGGAATGTACCGAGGATCCGCCGTTAACATTCTACTGATTACTCCGGAAAAAGCCATCAAGTTAGCAGCTAACGATTTTTTCAGATACAACCTTCAAACTAAAGACAA GACCCTTCCAATGTTTAGACAAATGCTAGCAGGTGGTTTGGCAGGATTATGTCAAATAGTAATTACAACTCCCATGGAGTTATTAAAAATTCAAATGCAAGACGCTGGAAGGGTTGCTGCGCAAGCTCTCTTAG TTGGTAAGACTGTTCAAAAAACGTCCGCAACCGAATTGGCTATTGGATTATTCAAAAAACATGGTATTCTTGGATTGTACAAGGGTACTGGTGCGACTATGTTAAGAGATGTCTCATTTTCTGTGATATATTTTCCTTTATTTGCTACTCTTAATGATTTGGGGCCTCGAAGAAGTAAAGATTCCA ACGAAGCAGTATTCTGGTGTTCATTCTTGTCTGGTTGTGTGGCCGGATCTTTTGCAGCTTTGGCAGTTAATCCATTCGATGTTGTCAAGACGAGATTGCAAGCTCTTACGAAAGCTGAAGGCGAACGATCCTATACAGGAATAGGAAATGCATTTGT gAATATTCTGAAGTACGAAGGTCCAAAAGCATTCTTCAAGGGTGGCGCGTGCCGTATGATTGTCATCGCACCTCTATTCGGCATAGCGCAAACCGTATACTACCTCGGCGTGGCTGAATATCTAATGGGCTACCATCGAGGCTAA